Below is a window of Prunus dulcis unplaced genomic scaffold, ALMONDv2, whole genome shotgun sequence DNA.
agaaaccaaaagaaaaccatgttcaaagtactaaaacttagataaaaacacatttaactccatgagcagttgtaacattgcctttatgaaaccagaaactgccaacactccaacaaacagatgcagtttataacagaggaggcaaaacaaatcgaatagaaaccaaaaggaaaccacgttaaaagtactaaaactaatatcaaaacacatttaactccatgaacagttgtaacattgcctttatgaaaccagaaactgcaatgcagtttctgccaACACTCCAACAAACAGATGCAGTTTATAACAGAGGAGGCAAAAAAAATCGAGCCACAAAACTGAGCCACAAGATCGCGCCACAAAATCGAACCACAAAACTGAGCTCGAAAAGCCCAAAACTGAAAGATTCGGCATGATAATCGAATGAAAGATTATCCAATTAGAAGGAAACAAGATTCGGCATGATAATCGAACGAAAAAGATTCGGCATGATAATCGAACAAAAAAACTGACAGATTCGGCATGATAATCAaacgaaaaaggaagaaataaaaggaaaaccaacCAGAAAATTGAGCTCCAACGGCGAGAACGAAAACGAACGAAATCTGCCTGCCAAACGAACGAAATCTGCCTGCCAAACGAACGAAATTTGCCTGCCAAACGAACGAAATCTGCTGCCAAACAACTGAGCTTGAAGACGAAACAGAGAAGAACACGAAGCTGCTGCCAAACGAACGAAGACGAAAACGAAACAGAGAAGTCGCGCCCTGTTTAAACATTCAGGGGCAAAAGCGTCATTTACTGTATAGGTTTACAAATGGGCCAGGATTTTTAAGAAGgagggtagaattgtcttatcagttgttaaattttacctggcccaacgaatttgggcctctctttgggctaatccaaaatattaaactaattaataaagttaattatgtctaaaacctaatttttctttaaaagaaaaggccattctagttgcattagtttatactttatagatattaatttccaaaacagATATTAAGAATAGAGAAATTTCACAAATCAATTTgaaagttaaatttttttcttttcttttttttgtgggAATGTTTGCCTTTGGTCAACCTCGTTCTCTCGAGTGCTACTAAATTTTGTTAGTGCACACATTGTTTATTGTAGAGAATTGCATGTTGAGTTGGAGAGTGCTACTAAATTTTGTTAGTGCACACATTATTTATTGTAGAGAATTGCATGTTGAGTTGGAGTGTTCTTGGTAATTGCTTCACATTTCAATAACACTTTACGTGAAGAATACTATCACCTCGCTTACTACTATACCCATAAATCTTTGTTTGATATTGTTGTTCTAGTTGGCAAAGAGATTGCAAAATCACCATCTTGCATTTTTATTACAATAAGTAAGAAATAATCTTAACCACTCACATTCtttcataattaataaaatacggaACGGAgtacatattttatttggcAATATTTTAGGTACCTTGGATGAATTAGGTTAGCTTTATTAGGTACATAAACATAAAGGCTGGTGTTGTCTTCATCCAAACATCTCATAACCCAATCAAGGAGGAAACTCAAACTTAAGATATCCCAAATGTAAACCATGGCCAATTAAGAAATATATTGGATTAAATCTCAATTTGATAGGCAGATTAATGCTAGCATTACATAGTATCTATAAACTAGTAGCATTATTAATCACTGAAAGCATTCATTAAACTGAGCAGAATAGGGAGGAAACAGAAAAAGGGAACTGGTTTGGTGAGGCATATTCAAAAGAGACAGTTGCACCAGTGGCAATGGGGATCCCATTATTAACAAGGCACTCATTGTTGCCCAAGGGCCTCAATATTTGAGGACGTATGAGTCTCTCAGAATGAAAAGAGCCACAACTCAGATGGATTTGCCCAATTCTGCATCCACTTGGGCACTCATTCAGAATTTGAACCTGGAAAACTTGGCTTCCTGAAGGGAGCTTGGTTGTGGGGACTTGTATCACCTCAAGATACTGTTTCAAACACTCTGCCGCGTTGGCATCAAGCACGATCCTTCCTGCAATGTCACCGCAAGTTCGAGATTAATAAACATGTGGAATATAGTAGTAACGTTCTCTTGGGAGATATATGACATGTTATATTTGAATGTTACtcgtataaaaaaaacataaagttTCAAGATTAAAGTAAATATCAATACATGTAAAGAATGtgtggagagagaaaaaaaaaaccattagtGAAACTAAACAGAAGAAGCCAAATTGTAATGAGAATGGTAGGGATGGCTCTCATCTTTTCCTCTCTCTAATGGACAAACCGAAGCGGCGAGTTGTGAAGAAGCAAAAGATAGAAGTCTATAAGGTCTGATTTGAATCGAGTGGTATTTTTCATCACTTTATACAAGTTCTGCAGCTCTGCTTGTTTAAGAAAGAAACCTTAAATTAATGTCATAACTATATAAGGGAATGTTAATAGCGGCACGCTCTTGCCTTCCTTTGTAATCTtttccatttatttattttaatgctTTGAAAAGTTATGacttctttatatatattttttatggaGGCACCGACGCTTATCCAAATCCTTATACAATTTTATCACGTTAAACTTCTTTTCACATGGTGGGGGTAACGTGTGCAGCTCTGTGCTACATAATTCATGCAAATGGatgtttcaatttatttccCGTCGATTTGAGCCTTATTCACTGCTATACATATAGCCATcgttctagttttttttttttaattagagAGAATTCACTCATCTCCTCTTCCTTTCTATCTAgcctctttcttttcttttttttttttttttttttttagggacTTTGAAGTAATGTGTGGCATTGCTATGGGATCTTATTATCCAACCGCGTGACATattgtttccctcttttcggTAATTCATGATCATGAGATCTTGGAGCTATAGCTTAGTATGATTAAgcttatttttattctttttgtttctggtTGGTTGTAAAGTACTGGTTTTATCAATGAATAATGATTGCTTTCCATTACATATATgttcatattatattatattaatgaTAACttcacttttcatttttaaacaTGTACATAATTCCATATCTTAATAGTGTAAATCCATTCCATCCGCATTATTACATGTGGATTAGTAACAGTAGGTAGCATGCATGTccaatataaatttttatttctacaTTTTTATGGGATTTGACTTAATTATCCGTTCATTACAAGCAGAAactggaaaaataaaaataaaaagtggcTTCAATTCACAGATGACACAATCCTCTATCTGACTTCCATGATATTCTACTTTTTTTGCCGTTTATTTTGGTTTCTCCAATCATATACTTCATAGAGTTGCAGTCTTAAAGAGACGTGACAACGCTAACTGTTGTTTGAAACGCTCTTGTGCTTCTCAGTACTGTTGCTTGGTTTCAATGCCATCTCAATAGCCCTTACCAAGTATTTATCTTCACAATATTTTCACACATCCTTTCCTGAATAAAGCATTTTTGAATATCCATGTCTTTAAGTAatgtatatgcatatatattttattattttgttcgTATATACAACTTAGGAATTCTTCACCACAATAGCTATTACACCAAAGTACTTCAATAAATCGTTTTGTGTTTAAAATTTGGAACGGTTTTGACCAAGCCTGCATGCACTCAGCAAGCTAAACACATATACATTACATACTCGCACTTCTTAGTTCTAATAGTGTTGTATTATGATTATGAACAAAAAAATGTCAACAATTTCTACGAAATATTATTCAAACAAAGAGGAATtacacaaaaggaaataatttTGCTCGTAGTGTGCAAGAGATTAACCCTAGATATCGTTCATCAGGTAATCCTCAAGAAACCTAAGTTGATCTTCAGTACTTGTGCCCTGCTGACCGTACTGTGCAAGTAAACTTGGATTAACCATGGTGTCCTGTTCACCCCCGACATCGTTCATAAGGAAATCCTCGAGAACCCTAAGTTGATCATAAGTACTTGCATCAATATGCTGCTGCTGATCATGCACATGCTGGGCTTGGATTTCTCCACAGGAAGGCATGTCTACTTCATGAGTTTGTCGTTCTTCTAATTTGCTTTTGCCcgatgttttttctttctaacaaGACAAAGAACAATTGTCTCTTTGTGAGATTCATCAACAATATTAACTTCACAATATTTTCACTTCCTTGCACAACTTTGTCTTAAATAAAGCAGTATTGAATGTCTTTAAGTAGTGTAtgtgttttattattttgtttgtagATACAACTTATGAAATTCTTCGCTATATAAATAGTTAATACACGAAAGTACTCCAATAAATCATTTTGTGTATTAAATTTGGAACCGTTTTGACTAAGCCGCAGATAAAGAAATGCACTAAGCAagctacatatatatatacttatagTGTTGTATTAAGAACagataaattacaaaaagagGAATTAATTGTGCTTGTACTGTGCAAGCAAAATTGGATTAACCCTCGATATCGCTCATAAGGTAATCCTCGAAAAGCCTAAGTTGATCTTCAATACTTGTGCCCTGCTGACCGTACTGTGCAAGCAAAGCGGGATTAACCATGGTGTCCTGTTCACCCTCGACATCGTTCATAAGGAAATCCTCGAGAACCTTAAGTTGATCTTCAGTACTTGTGCCAATCATGTCCTGCTGATCGTACTGTGCAAGCAAACTTGGATTAACCATGGTGTTATGTTCACCCTCGACATCGTTCATAAGGTAGTCTTCCAAAAAAAGTTGATCATAAGTACTTGCGTCAATATGTTGCTGCTGATCATCATGCACAAGCTGGGCCTGGATCTGTCCACGGGAAGCCATGTCAACTTCATGATTTTGTCGTTCTTCTAATTTGCTTTTGCCcaatgtttctttctttctaacaAGACAAAGAACAATTGTCTCTTTGTTTGGCACTCGCACGAGAGATTCATCAAGCTGGAACTCAAGCATGATCCAACGGTCATCGTGGGGCGAGCCAGGGTTCATGTATCGAAATCGTTTTCTGATGCCAATATCATTCCCACAAGCACGTATTTTCTTGCCGGAGTCTTCTCCTTTCCAAACTCCGGTACCGGCGGTGCCAACTGTTCTGCAAAACCGCGAGCCATTTGGAGTCTTCTTCTTGAGTGTGGTGAAGACGTATGTCACGTGCTCTCTCATGAGTTAGTGGAGATGGTTACATGGTTATTAGTTGTTGCATAATTGTAGGAGTTTGCATGTCTTTAGTTGTTGAGTAGTTTTAGGAGTCATGTTATCCACTTTTATAGTGGGGGCGTCATGGGAAAAGTTTCCCCTTTTCTAAGCTTTCAGTTAGAGTccttatttgtataaatttcaGTGGCTTTTCATTAATGAGATATCAGATATTATCCCTTACTGTTAGCTCTTGTCTAACTTGGAGGTTTTGGGTTCGCTCGAAGCAACCCTTATCGTCTAATTGTTATCCCAACTGAGCCTTCTAAATATTGCTGCAGCCATAGGTGGCCGTAAGAAGAAAACTACATACCAAGTCCCTATACCTAATCGCCCAATCACACGAGCGTTGTCCCAAGCACATAATagcttggtatcagagctggGCATGGAGGAGCAACGGGTAGAACGCTTGGAAACTGAAGTGGGCTCCCTAGCCACTGGACAAGAAAGAATACTCAAGGAGATGCAAGAGATGTTCGCAGCCATGAATGCTCGCTTGGATCAAATTTCTCGAACCGGTGATGGATCCAGTAGTGCTTTCAATGGTGGTGGAGGTCGAACATTTGGAAGTGGATCCACCACTCCAAATTCTGGCAACTCTTACCTTCCTAAAATGGTGAAGCTAGACTTTCCTCACTTCAACGGATTGGAAGATCCCACAAGTTGGATATGTCGTGCTGAACAATTCTTTGACTTTCACCACACTCCAGAAACGGAGAGAGTTCCGTTAGCTTCATTTAATCTTGAAGGGGATGCGCAATTGTGGTTCCAATTGATGAAGGAGGAAACCCCGATCACCACATGGGCAACTTTTAAGCAGGGATTGCATGACAGGTACGGTCCCACCCAATTTCAAGACTTCTTTGGTGATCTGACAAAGTTGCAACAAACAGGTTCAGTACGAGATTATCAAACCCAGTTTGAGAAATTATTGATTAGAGCAGGACGACTCACTCCAGATCAACAAGTTGGCTGTTTTGTGAGTGGGTTGAAGGAGAATATCAAAACTGATGTGCAAGCGTGTAAGCCGCAAACACTCTCTGCTGCTATCGGTTTGGCTCGCCTGTATGAGTCCCGCAACCAAACAAATAGGCGATACTCACCTTCCGATGTGAAGCAGCCCTCTACCAATATTGTTACGAAGTCTGACCGTCGACAAAATTTCATGCCAATTAAGCGGCTGTCTCCAGCCGAATTAAGGGAACGAAGAGACAAAGGACTTTGCTTCAATTGTGATGAAAAGTTTAGGCCTGGACACAGGtgcaaaaaattatttctcatTGAAGGTTGTTGGCCTGATGTAGAAGACGAAGCGGAGGGCGAATATAATGCTGAAGTTGACTTGGCTGGAGAAGAATTACCTGAAGTATCTATTCATGCAATATATGGTGCTCGGACTCCCCAGACAATGAGGGTGCATGGCAACGTGGGCAAACATCAAATGACTTTCTTGGTCGATTCTGGAAGCACACATAATTTTTTGAGTAGTAAAATTGCTCGAAAGGCTGGCATTAACCCCACTggttttggaaagtttgagGTTTCGGTTGCAAATGGCAAAAAGCTTGCAAGCGATGGGCTTTGCAAGGGAGTCTGCATTCTAGTTCAAGGTGTTCCTATAACTGTTGATATGTACCTTCTTCCGTTGGAGGGGTGTGATGCTGTTCTGGGGGCCCAATGGTTGAGCACGTTAGGGCCAATTGTTTGGGATTTCTCTCAATTGCAAATGAAGTTCAATGTGGGAGGGAAAACAGTGGTTCTTAAAGGGGTGACACCACAGGATAAAATTGTTAATGAGCATGAGATTTGTAAGgagttgaagaaaaagaaagaaggcgTCATTCTGCAAATCTACTCACTTGTTTTGCAAGACCATGACGGTACATCATTTCCCAAACTTGATTTGATGTCTATTAATTCAGATTTAAAGCATCTTTTGCTACTTTTTGATGACATATTTGTTGAACCACGTGGATTACCACCACCAAGATCCCATGACCATGTGTGATACCGCTAAAGGAAGGTAGTAATCCGGTGAGTGTGAGGCCTTACAGATACCCACAATTTCAAAAGAACGAAATTGAGCGGTTGGTGGCAGATATGTTGAAATCAGGTGTGATTCGGCCTAGTCAAAGTCCATATTCTTCTCCTGTGTTATTGGTTAAGAAGTATGATGGCTCATGGCGACTATGCATAGACTATCGAGCGTTGAACCAGAACACCATCAAAGACAAGTTCCCTATCCCTGTCATTGACGAACTGCTTGATGAACTTCATGGTGCCAAATATTTCACCAAACTGGATTTGCGTTCTGGATACCATCAAATAAGGATGCATCCAGATGACATATCCAAGACAGCATTCCGGACACATCAAGGGcattatgaatttttggtaATGCCATTTGGCCTCACCAATGCACCCTCCACTTTTCAGTCACTAATGAATGAAGTCTTCAAAGAATACCTTCGTAAGTTCATTTTGGTATTCTTTgatgatattttaatttatagcTCAACATGGGAGCAACATTTGGAGCATATAAAAATTGCGTTGTCTATTTTGAGGGCTAACAAGTTGTTTGTGAAGGAAGAAAAGTGTGCATTTGGACAGGAAGAAGTAAAATATTTGGGGCATGTTATTTCTAACAAAGGAGTTGCTGTGGATCCAGAAAAAATTGATGCTATGCTGGAGTGGCCCAAACCAACCACTGTCAAAGCTTTACGTGGGTTCTTGGGCCTAACTGGGTATTACAGAAAATTCATTCAAGACTATGGCAAGATTGCTAGACCATTGACTGAGATGCTTAAAAAAGGAAGCTTCAAATGGAGTCTCCAGGCTGAAGAATCATTTGAGAGACTCAAAGAGGCGATGACGAAGGCTCCTGTTCTTGATTTACCAGACTTTAACAACCTATTTATTGTGGAGTGCGATGCATCTGGATCTGGAATTGGTGGAGTTCTAATGCAAGAAAAACGCCCAATAGCATTTTTCAGCCATGCACTACAAGGTAAGACTTTGTTCTTATCTACCTATGAAAAGGAGATGATGGCTTTAGTGTTTGCAGTGCAAAAGTGGAGGCCATATTTACTTGGGCAAAAATTTGTTGTGCGGACTGATCAAAGAAGCTTGaggcatttgtgggagcagAAAATTACTACAACGGCCCAAGAAAAATGGCTTGTCAAGTTGATGGGCTATGACTTTACCATAGAGTACAAGAAGGGAAAGGAAAATTTGGTGGCCGATGCTCTTTCAAGAAGGAATGCAAGTGGAGTGGCAGCCATCTCAACCCCTGTGCCGAATTGGTTAGATCCAATCAAAGATGAGGTACAAAGCAACCAGACCATGCAAGAGTTGGTGGACAAGTGTGAACAAGGTGAAGCGGTGGGTCCTTGGGAATTTAAGGATGGCATACTCtacttcaaaaataaaatttatttaatgtcAGATTCTTCTCTAATACCTGTCATAGTGGAGGAGATGCATTCAAGCACACATGAGGGTTACCACAAAACCTTGCAGAGAGCAAGGTCAGTCTTTTACTGGCAGGGAATGCGAAGCAGTATCAGAGAATTTATCAAGCAATGTGACACTTGTCAAAGGAATAAAGGAGAAAATACTAAGCCAGCAGGACTTCTTCAACCTCTCCCAATTCCTTTACAGGTATGGACAGACATCTCAATGGACTTTATTGATGGCCTTCCTAAATCCAATGGGAAAACAACTATTTTTGTTATAGTTGACAGACTCTCAAAGTTTGCCCATTTCATTCCGGTCTCTCACCCATATACTACCACAACCATAgctcaaatattttttgaccACATCTTCAAACTATATGGTATGCCGCAAAGTATTGTTTGTGATAGGGATCCCACTTTTACAAGCCTTTTTTGGAGGGAATTATTCAGATTGCCGGGAACAAGCTTCAATTTTAGCTCATCTTATCACCCCCAAACTGACGGACAAACTGAAGTGGTAAACAGGACTGTTGAAATGTATCTAAGATGTTTTACAAGtcacaaccaaaaagaatGGGTGCGATGGATTCCTTGGGCTGCATATTGCTACAATACCAGTATACATGCTTCTACCAAAAAGACTCCATACGAGATAGTTTATGGGAAACCACCGCCGAATTTATTGTCCTATGTTCCAGGAACCACTCAAGTGGAAGCCGTTGATCAGGAGCTACGCAGCAGAGAACAAGTCCTCAAGGACCTGCGAGAACACTTGCTTGTGGCTCAAGAGCGCATGAAAAAGTTCTACGATGCCAAGCGAATTGATAAAAGCTTTGAGGTTGGTGACTTTGTCTATCTGAAATTACAACCTTATCGCCAAATGTCTTTGTCACTACGAAGAAATCTGAAGTTATCACCAAGATTCTTTGGGCCATATGAAATTCTCCAGAGGGTGGGACAAGTGGCTTATAAATTGAAGCTTCCTGAGGGGTCCAGAATTCATCCAATCTTTCACGTGTCATTGCTCAAAAAGAAGGTGGGCACTAACGTGGCAGTCCAAGACTCTTTGCCTGCACTTTCATATGGAGAGGATACTCTTtttcccatgccacaagccaTCCTTGGTCAACGAAAAAGGAAGAATCAGGAAGAAGTCTTGGTACATTGGAAAGGCTTGTCTCCAGCAGATGCAACTtgggaaaatttgaaagagTTGCAACTCAGATTTCCAGATGTCAACCTTGAGGACAAGGTTTTTTCGATGGGGGAAAGAATGTCACGTGCTCTCTCATGAGTTAGTGGAGATAGTTACATGGTTATTAGTTGTTGCATAATTGTAGGAGTTTGCATGTCTTTAGTTGTTGAGTAGTTTTAGGGGTCATGGTGGGCGTCATGGGAAAAGTTTCCCCCTTTCTAAGCTTTTAGTTAGAGTccttatttgtataaatttcaGTGGCTTTTCATTAATGAGATATCAGATATTATCCCTTACTGTTAGCTTGTCTAACTTCAAGGTTTTGGGTTCCCTCGAAGCAACCCTTATCGTCTAATTATTATCCCAACTGAGCCTTCTAAATATTGCTGCAGCCATAGGTGGCCGTAAGAAGAAACCTACATACCAAGTCCCTATACCTAATCGCCCAATCACACGAGCGCTGTCCCAAGCACATAACAACACCCCACGCTGGAGTGTCTGATGGCTATCCTCTGTCAACGCGCCACATTCAGGTTTGATACTTTAATCaaatttatgtttaaaaattcataaaaaattgattaaatatcagaaaaatacACCGAAAATTGCTACAAACTCCTGATAACATTATCTTTGATTATAAAGACTAAACTCATGATTCTATATATTTGAGTTCTTGGTAAGCGTTAAAATCAAAGAACACGAGTGTTATGTTATAGAACATAATTTAGtgttttagtttgttttgaacaaagttgagtttttgttatcattttcaaattttataagtcaaaattatatttttggagGTTCAGGGCGTAGAGAATGTCACAAGAAGTTCGTATCAATTTTCGgtctattttttggatttgtatttaatttattatcaaTTTTATAAGTTAAATcctagaaaaataatattaaatcgTGTGGGGCGACATATGGCGGAAGCTGAATGGGGCACAGTTAGTGTGTCTGATGGCTGTCTTCTTGTCAATGCGCCACTTGTCAGGTTTGATACTTTAATCaaatttatgtttaaaaattcataaaatattgattaaatatcagaaaaatacACCGAAAATTGCTACAAACTCCTGATAACATTATCTTCGATTATAAAGGTCTAAACTCATGATTCTACATATTTGAGTTCTTGGTAAGTGTTAAAATTAGAGTGTTATGTTATAGAACATAATGTAgtgttttggtttgttttgaaataaagttgagtttttgttatcattttcaaattttatatgtcaaaattatatttttggagGTTGAGGGCGTAGAGAATGTCACAAGAAGTTCGTATCAATTTTCgatgtatttttttcatttgtatttcatttattatgaattttataagttAAATCCTAGAAAAATAGTATTAAATCGTGTGGGGTGACACATGACGGAAGCTGAATGGGGTGCAGTCAGTGTGTCTCAACGaatttattactttttcttagaaaattcataactaaataCTCAAAAATCACAATAATGTTCCGAAAATTGCTACGAACTCATTGAGACTTCATCTTCCTACTGAATTTCCTGTTTCATGATTACGCTGcattagtattttattattatttatcctaaattcttattattattattattatatttctttttagcctgtacattttttaattatatttacttcaaatgtttatttttatttttattttgagtgCGAATAGACCATTTTTGGTGCTAAtcagtttctctcttcttcaatttgttaatttttttttcttttttagggtTAAGGGgtgttttgaaaaataaaatggaaatataCAAGCCATCCATTCTACAACATcaggaaaaaattattaaaagtcATTCACTGTTCAAGTTTTGCTTAAGAAACGTGTAACCAAATCGTTTGGGACATGCTAAGTGGGAAAATGTCATTCCCAAGTCTCGGTGAAAAGACACATACTCACTCCATGCATGCCTTTTCGTTTACCAAATATTAAGATTGCAGTGGTGTCAGTAAAATGTCATTTGTAGCCTTCTATGATGTCAATAACCAttccactatataatatatattatacatttatatataaaatggtTTATGATAGCACAAACACCAGACAAATTAGATTAAAACCCAACATTTAAACAACATTTGTACAACGTAGCTAGCCAACCTAGAACTAAAGAGAAGCAAGTCCACAATGTATAAAAACCGTAAAAACATACTACAACTAATTATAACGGTATGGATTTCCTGGCACAACATACACATGCATCACCTTGAACCAAAAAACACTCTCACGGTGACATTTGCATCGATTACAACAAGTCCAGAAGGCAGGATTGATCTTTTCTTCAGTAGGCCAGCCTTGAATAACAAAACACCATTCGTTGTTGTTACAAGCGTTGCAGTGATTGAACTTAATCTTCCCATAGTAAAACATATCTACGATATGTGATGCAACAGAGAAAACTCGGCTTAATCTTCGTCTCAAAGCATCCCTGGTTCTTTTCATATCAATGTTGTTACGTTGATTCAAAGAACACAAGAATTCTAATGCATCCTCTTTTGACTGACCAATTCCGGACATGCCAAGTTGTCCAACTAGATACGCCACTTCCATATGGCCTGCCGTGGCTGCAATGCGCATCCCATTCAATGCTTCCACGTTACCCTGCATGAAAAACA
It encodes the following:
- the LOC117613594 gene encoding uncharacterized protein LOC117613594; translation: MLYVATQSSEDLFRMASVCPLFHTLANTPQVWNTISMAKYPDHPSWYHANHEVQHFLKQCRACENPESIFREAFEVFFMQGNVEALNGMRIAATAGHMEVAYLVGQLGMSGIGQSKEDALEFLCSLNQRNNIDMKRTRDALRRRLSRVFSVASHIVDMFYYGKIKFNHCNACNNNEWCFVIQGWPTEEKINPAFWTCCNRCKCHRESVFWFKVMHVYVVPGNPYRYN
- the LOC117613593 gene encoding uncharacterized protein LOC117613593, with protein sequence MEEQRVERLETEVGSLATGQERILKEMQEMFAAMNARLDQISRTGDGSSSAFNGGGGRTFGSGSTTPNSGNSYLPKMVKLDFPHFNGLEDPTSWICRAEQFFDFHHTPETERVPLASFNLEGDAQLWFQLMKEETPITTWATFKQGLHDRYGPTQFQDFFGDLTKLQQTGSVRDYQTQFEKLLIRAGRLTPDQQVGCFVSGLKENIKTDVQACKPQTLSAAIGLARLYESRNQTNRRYSPSDVKQPSTNIVTKSDRRQNFMPIKRLSPAELRERRDKGLCFNCDEKFRPGHRCKKLFLIEGCWPDVEDEAEGEYNAEVDLAGEELPEVSIHAIYGARTPQTMRVHGNVGKHQMTFLVDSGSTHNFLSSKIARKAGINPTGFGKFEVSVANGKKLASDGLCKGVCILVQGVPITVDMYLLPLEGCDAVLGAQWLSTLGPIVWDFSQLQMKFNVGGKTVVLKGVTPQDKIVNEHEICKELKKKKEGVILQIYSLVLQDHDGTSFPKLDLMSINSDLKHLLLLFDDIFVEPRGLPPPRSHDHV